The following proteins are encoded in a genomic region of Streptomyces lunaelactis:
- a CDS encoding peptidylprolyl isomerase, translated as MAEQLYATLKTNQGDIEIRLLPNHAPKTVKNFVELAQGEREWTHPATGKKSSDKLYDGTVFHRVISGFMIQGGDPLGNGTGGPGYEFQDEFHPDLAFDKPYLLAMANAGPGTNGSQFFITVSPTAWLTRKHTIFGQISNEAGKKVVDAIAGIQTNPRTDRPVSDVVIQSVVVETREG; from the coding sequence GTGGCCGAGCAGCTTTACGCCACCCTGAAGACCAACCAAGGCGACATCGAGATCCGGCTCCTGCCGAACCACGCGCCCAAGACCGTCAAGAACTTCGTCGAGCTCGCGCAGGGCGAGCGGGAGTGGACCCACCCGGCGACCGGCAAGAAGTCCTCGGACAAGCTGTACGACGGCACGGTCTTCCACCGCGTGATCAGCGGATTCATGATCCAGGGCGGTGACCCGCTGGGTAACGGCACCGGCGGCCCGGGCTACGAGTTCCAGGACGAGTTCCACCCGGACCTCGCCTTCGACAAGCCGTACCTGCTGGCCATGGCCAACGCCGGCCCGGGCACCAACGGCTCGCAGTTCTTCATCACCGTGTCGCCCACTGCCTGGCTGACCCGCAAGCACACCATCTTCGGTCAGATCTCCAACGAGGCGGGCAAGAAGGTCGTGGACGCCATCGCCGGCATCCAGACCAACCCGCGCACCGACCGCCCGGTCAGCGACGTCGTGATCCAGTCCGTCGTCGTGGAGACCCGCGAGGGCTGA